A part of Bufo bufo chromosome 7, aBufBuf1.1, whole genome shotgun sequence genomic DNA contains:
- the IGFBP5 gene encoding insulin-like growth factor-binding protein 5 translates to MILSACFILTLCLGLCQCLGSFVHCEPCDEKAMSMCPPTPVGCELVKEPGCGCCMTCALAEGQSCGVYTERCAGGLRCLPKQGEEKPLHALLHGRGVCLNEKIYRDQVKIERESREEGPTTSDTDDHYHPKQNPRKVVPAVSEQKVRALNTYQWKKQSAARIVPVENKAQTISSPEYNIESELGPCRRQMETVMQDMKVSHRVYPRAFYIPNCDRKGFFKRKQCKPSRGRKRGICWCVDKYGLKLPGSDYATGDLQCHSFDSSNIE, encoded by the exons ATGATCCTGTCTGCCTGCTTCATCCTGACCCTGTGCCTTGGGCTTTGCCAGTGTCTGGGCTCTTTTGTGCACTGTGAGCCTTGTGATGAGAAGGCAATGTCCATGTGCCCACCGACCCCTGTGGGCTGCGAGCTGGTGAAGGAGCCAGGCTGTGGCTGCTGCATGACCTGTGCCCTGGCGGAGGGACAGTCCTGTGGGGTCTACACAGAGCGCTGTGCTGGGGGGCTCCGGTGTCTTCCTAAGCAAGGGGAAGAAAAGCCACTGCATGCCCTACTCCATGGTAGGGGGGTCTGCCTCAATGAGAAGATCTACAGGGACCAGGTCAAAATAG AGCGGGAATCAAGAGAGGAAGGTCCGACTACTTCAGACACCGACGACCATTACCACCCAAAGCAAAATCCCCGTAAAGTAGTACCTGCAGTCTCTGAGCAGAAAGTCAGAGCCCTGAACACATATCAGTGGAAGAAGCAGTCAGCCGCAAGGATTGTACCAGTGGAGAACAAGGCCCAGACCATCTCCTCTCCTGAGTACAACATAGAGTCTGAACTG GGTCCCTGCCGTAGACAAATGGAAACTGTCATGCAAGACATGAAAGTGTCTCATCGTGTGTACCCCAGAGCTTTCTATATCCCCAACTGTGATCGGAAAGGATTCTTCAAGAGAAAACAA TGCAAACCCTCCAGAGGCCGTAAACGTGGAATCTGCTGGTGTGTAGACAAGTATGGACTTAAGCTTCCAGGTAGTGACTATGCCACTGGTGACCTGCAATGCCACAGCTTCGACAGTAGCAACATTGAATGA